GATATTTCGTTcatgaatgattcagtgtttttgaaaaaacatttaaaggtacagttcacacaaaaaatgaaaattctcttatcattcactcaccctcgtgctgtcccagatgtgtatgactttcttccttcagcagaacacaaacaaagattttaagaaaatacctcagctctgtaaatccatacAGTGAATGGACATTTgcagaaacataaaagtaatccataagacaccagtgttaaaatccatatcttcagaagcaatataataggtgtggatgagaaacagaacaataacgaatccctttttactctaaatctccactttcactttcaaatgtgaaactaaacaggcaccacatgtaactttcagatgtaaaagtgaacgtggagatttagagtaaaaaaaaggacttcaattttgacctgtttctcacctgcacctgttatattgcttatgaagaaatgtaaccactggagtcttatggattacatctatgtttcttttatgtgatttttggtgctacaaatgtctgatcaccattcacttgcattttatggacccacagctgagatattcttctaaaaatctttgtttgtgttcttctgaagaaagaaagtcatacacaactgggatagcatgcgggtgagtaaatgatgagagaatgttcatttttaagtAAACAAATCTTATTGTTGACTTCCATTGTTTAGATCATGCACGATCCTATAACTCATTAATAACATATAAAAGATGcacatttgtcaccacctactcGGGTAAATATATATAACCTGAGGAAAGGGTGATTGATGGAATCAGTGAATTAATTACTCTAAATgtttttgaagaagaaaaaaatcaactCACATTCAATTCAAATGTTTTCAGCACTGTTCTGTATCCCCCAGACACAGGTGGGAGGAACCGAAGCACCTCCTTGACCACACAGTCCAGATATGAAAGCTGGCTCAGTTTCTCCAAACTTAGGTAAGGGACGTGGGTCCGAGAGCGACGGCCCTCTTCCATTTCCCCTGCTTCAAAACACGTTGTTTTATTCACCGCTGATCTCTTCTCTGAAGCATCGCTTGCCTCTCTGATGACGTTCCCATGGCAACGAGACTGACAACTGTGCGCGTCACCGATCAGCCCCTCGCTTTCAAGCTCCGCTCTGGCGCGCTCGCTCACGTCTGGATGGCGCAGCAGCTGCAGGATGAGGGATGTTGATGCGCTGGCGGTGGTGGAGTGCGCAGCGAAGATTAACTCCACCGCAGTCTCCtgaaatacatttgaattgattTATTCAGCAAGCGCTTTTCTTAAAGGGAAATGCAATATAGAGATAGGGCCTACTACAATACAAACGACTGGTCATTTAAAGTTTTCTGAAGGGTGTAAATGCAAACTATATTGAGaatatagttatttttaataataataataataaaaaaataatgatgattAATTAGGCATTTTGGGTGACTATGAAGTCGTTGCCTAGGCTACTAAATTGAATAAAATGGGTAACAGTCAAATCATGGTGCATTCACCTTATTTTATAGCGCACGAAGATAAACGCGTGTGTGGAATTTACGTTCAGTTCTCGTTATGATGTTTGGACTGATCCATGAGTTGAGGTTTTACCTTGAGTTCCTGCATCGTGAGTTCGTAGTCATTTTCCTTCGCACTACTCAGCATATAGTCAAAAGCGTCGCAGTAATCGTTGGCTTGCTGCTTTGTCAGTTTCTCCTCTATAATCTTCTCCATGGCAGAGTGCAGAATCTCACGGGCTCTGATTCCCTACAACAAGAAGCCACTATATGGTCATGCCTAGAAGTTATAAAGAGACCAGGATTTTATCACAGACTGAGATATTTATTCTCACCTTGCGCAGTCCGCTAATGGGGGTGTCAATGGGAAGAGAGAAGAGGTTGTTCATGAGTTGTTCAAAGATTTTGGAAAGGTAGATGATGCGCTGTTCCTCCAAGCGCAGACCGAGCAGGACGCGCACCGCGATGCGGAAAGTGAGTGACTTTGCCGCGGCGTAAACATCCACAGAGCCGGTCTCGGTACACCACTTGGCGATTTCAGACTTGACGACGTCTTGAAGGCGCGTTAAATACGTCTCCAGTGCGCCACGGCTAAACACTTTTGCGAGGATCtaagaagcaaattaaaaatagtttatttataaaacacaaaacgttttttgtaatttttctattctattgttctattctattattcaAGTAAAATAGAAAAGCCATATAAAATTCAcagcaggctttttttttttcttttttttcattgacGCATTCATAAAGCAGAGTTTGTAAGAATGCATGATAATGCAATGGAGTGAACAGCTACgttcattaaaaataattgtaaataagacAAACTGGTTTTTAAAAAAGCAGTTCAGGGCTCAATTGTTAAAGTGAAAGTGACGTTTGCAaaacaaacacttatttattCAGCCCCATTATGAGTGGTTTTGTAAATAAGCGTGGGCTTTAATCAATTAAATAAACCAGTCATACTTGATACTTCGTCATGTATCAGAGATTTGTGCCAGCCAGTTTCTCATCACACCTAAACTGGATAGTCTGCATGCATTTTAGGCACTGTGcttacttttcttttcttcttgtgCAGGTCGCCGACCGAGTTGACCAGGGTGTTGGGCCCGAGGATGATGCGCGTACTCTGGGGCCACTGCGTGCACACCAGCGTGTGTTCACCCAGCAGAATCTTGCGGATGTTTTCTGCGCCGGTCACCCGTATAACGGGTTTGCCCAAAAGGTgcgttttaaaaacatttccatGCTTCTCACGTCTGGAGATGTGAAAGCCGGACCCCtattatgagagagagagagagagagagagagagagagagagagagagagagagagagagagagagagagagagagagagaggtttataGCAAAGCTTTCAGACTAGTTGTTAGTAGTTAGTAGTTGTTAGAAGTTGTTGTTGCAACTTCTGGAATGGAATGATCAGTTCTGGCACCGCACAGGGAAATCACGgtgaattttttctttttctttttttaccagtTAGGAAATAACACCCGCATCAAGTTTACACATGCCAGGGTATAATTTCCCTCGtgcgtttgtttttttttttgggcagcaGAGAACTGGCTCATACCCTTCTTTCTACGTTTTATGGTGACAACATTAAATAGTGTTTACCATAATCATTGGTAACACTAAAACAACAGCAATAGTAGGCCTACAATGCCAAAAACAATGGGTAATGCATAGAGGATGCACGAGATAATTTCACATGTAGTTTATAagtcaaataatatttgtaaatacACTGACAGCACTGTAATATAAGATTTGACTTTATAGTTGATGGGCTACAAAATGTAGACCTAATTGAGATATAAAGAACATACAATATAAAAGGTGCAATTGTCATCTTAAAGAGTTGTTTCTGCCTGATCTaaccctttatttatttgtttattttttatttatgtgtgtgcataatgcaataatgcattcAGGTTGTTTCAGTGAtattgttaaataataaataatatttctaaCTTGAATCAACAGTTGATTTACGTTACCAAGTGaggcacatttttaggttaaaagTGTTATtacagagagagggagtgagTTTTGGAACGCTTCTTAGACTTCTATTGAGGCTACTTCAAAAGTCTTACCTGGAAAAGCCAATGGAACGTTTCTCCGACCAGCGGCCAGCCCATGGAGCCTTGCGGGAGAGGGAGTTTACACGCCCGATCACGGGTGATGCTCCACCTGAACTCCCACAGCAGCCGCGAAATCACGAGCAACAGCAGCGCCGGTAAGACTGCACCGACAGCCGCCAGCAACGTAGGCACGAGGCAGAAATCGTGCCAGAACATCTCCAAcgatagtaaaataataataacaataaataataataataaaaaagatatccACGTGCGCTTGTGCGTGTCGTTCCCGTGGGCACTTCTTGATGGAGCGCCTCCAAAAGTTGAGCAACACTCCAAAAGATCCCTTTACGCGCTTGGATATCTAGGAATGAACATAGATGGGTTTGACATACGTTTCATGCAGTCCACAGCACTAAAATGAGAGAAAATCTACGCTACATATAATCTCTTTTCCAGCTTCCCAAAGAATGACAAGAAACTGACAACTATTCCAAACAGTTTTACAAGTGCATGCGCTGGCATGTCTTTCATCCGAGTTCAGCCACCTTTTTGGGGGCTGCCAAAATCAATGGGACATCCCTTTTTCTCTCACCCATGACTCGAAATGAACTTGAAATATACTagagattgaaaaaaaaacagtgcTATTCCTTTCTGTTCTAAGAACACTTCCGAGTAAGTGAAATTATATGTGCCCAAATGTAGGCTCTACCATTCAAAtctgtgtgtttaaatgtttaaaacatgGCATAATTGATCGAAAATAACCGCATCTTTAATTTCAGAGCTAAGAGTGAAACAATGACTGTGTACTCACCTCAGAACAAGTGTAAAAGCATACCGATGACATTCAGTGAGCTCTTGAAGCTTCTTGAGTCTTTCTCTCTAATGTGTGCAATCTTCACTGCATCTCGCGCGCTCAGGCTTTATAAGTATTGGCACAAATTATGAACCACCTTCACCAGTGACgtatcaaggtttttttttttttttctctctctctctctaatagtTGAAGAGGTCGTGGATAGATCACAGGGGATGGGGAAGTTTTGAGCTTTTATATTGCGCCAACAAttggaatgagagagagagagagagagagagagagagagagagagagagagagagagagagagagagagagagtttcctCATTTAGATTCCTTTCACTTGTCATAACATTTTCTAAAGTCAGATGACACAATAAAGGCatggtaaatattttatttacgtttttaaaatagtttattatacctatactttatgtatttattgccaAATCCAGTGGTCGAACACCGTGAGAACCTTTATTGATCCGTTATTTTCGGAAAGCATTTAGTAGTAAAAACGTGATCTTTTATTTTCTGAATAATTTCAAATCGATATTGGCACAGACAGttaaaattatacaattaaaattaCGTTTTTATCGAACGTTAAACAGGAAAAACAGTAGATAGATACATTCCTGAGAAACGTAAAAAAACGTGACTTTTATAAACAGTCGCATGCCGTAGAAACATGCCCGACACTGCTTTAAAGAATTTATGAAACGGATGGCATTTCCCCTTAATTTACATGGAATTTAATACAAATTATGAGTCAAACGTGACGTGTGTTCAAGTTTGTTATTTTCTTTCGGTGACTTCAAGTATTAATAGTCATACAAATTATGACATTGACAAAATTGAATGAGATGTACATTTATCGTATTCGTTCGCGCATTGGCAGCTCTGACCAAAAAATGTATCTAAATAAATTAAAGGCATCTATTTCTAGCCTAAAGCAAAGCTTGCTGATATGTTATTGTATCATGAACGTCACCAAAATAATTTGTGTTGGTATttcaatgataataataataataataaactcacaAAAAGTCACAACACCTAACCatgaattaattgcaattaacatTAACTGACTTTAATACATGTCTTGTGTAATCATCATTTTAAGGATCAAGTATAATTGTAAGCATTAAACATGCAGCATATTAACATTGTAATGAcatgattacaaaaaaataaattgtctGTCTTCCCTCAGGTCACAGTGGTATCTCAAGCTTTCTGTTGTGAGCAGATCTGTTTGATTAggcttctcttctcttctcttctcttctcttctcttctcttctcttctcttctcttctcttctcttctcttctcttctcttctcttctcttctcttctcttctcttctcttctcttcttttagACTTTTAGGTGAGTGAGAAAGGGCAGAAGAAGTATTGAAGACATTCCCTGTCTGGGGTGAGTGAACAAATCCCCTTATTAATTTTAACAACTGAGACTCAGAATACCAACTAAAGCTCAAAGTCAGGTTAAAGACATGCAAGGGCTTGCCACATAACACACTCATGGCCAggactcctctctctctctctctctctctctctctctctctctctctctctctctctctctctccctcacacacacacacacacacacacacatacacacacataccacaaacaaatgcacacattcacagacacactctattataaaataaactgtaaaatgttgATGAACAAAGTTTTTATCTATTTCTGACTCTTAAAATTACCTTCGTTAGTGTGACcataatgtattcaggttgattatcttaaaaaaataaaactattccaatttaaataaataattaaaaaaaaaaaacagttaatttaTCTGTTGCCACATAAAGCATGTTTTTTAGGTCAACTGACAAACTATTTGTTACACCGAAACATTTTGACCCTCTCACCAAATCATCTATCATATTAAAAGGATGACATCATCCCAAGTCACCAAAACCACATCACAAAACAAAAGTATGCCTGTATGAAATTCatcaaaattaacattaaacgtGAAACTGTTGACGTTATCTAAGGCAATAATATCTTTCTGTTGATTTTTCCACTTGCTAAAACAGACATATAAAGAGTGTTTCAGTGCCTTCACTGACAAcgctcatctttgatataaaaaaTCGGCTTTGATCAACTTGTGTGTAATTACACACATTTGGAGGATCATTTTTCTGTGGCTGGTTAGTGACGTGCTGAAAATGTCCCTTCTCTCTGTTCAGACTTGCTCTTCATGACAGATCTAACATCCTGTTGGCTTTTTACGGCAATTAAGTGCATTGACAATGAACACACATGTTGCTTTCTAAATTGGAAAATTCCATTGACttcaattgtttttaaaataagcaTATTTTTAACAGTGCTTGCTGAGGCAAGCATAAcgattattattaattttgtttgcTAAGTCAAGAATCAATACTATCACTCATACTTGGATAAGGGATTTAAACAAATCCCAAAGTATTAATCTTCAATGCATATCTCATCCTGCACTGTTTGTAAGTCTCAAATTGCGCGACACGTTGAGGAGAGATGTGCCATTACTTTAAGCAATCAAACATACAATTTTTGCCAGGCAGATGATCAATGGACCAGAAAACCCCATTGAtttaaaatggatggatggacttgaGCTAGGGACCAAAAAATCATGGAAACTTGGGAATGGGCTTTTTGAGCAagtaaacaaccacctagcaaccacccagaacaccgtaGCAACCACTAAGAAACCACCCACAGTACCCTATCATCTTGGTGAGTTTTGCACTAACCAATATCTAACCTAAACCTTAACCCTACAATTCACTTTTGCCATTTTTAGaaggaaataaaaacattaacttaacattccaggttcaattcaaggccagctcagttgacagcatttgttgcataaagttgtttataaattcgttttactttgtttatttaaaaaagtttacaATAGGCAGTTACAATAAGGTGCTAACAATAGATTTTtacccacaagacataaacattgtattaacatggttttagtatgataaaattgcttactaattttatctgtgtaaagttacatccaatattacaattttgttgtcatgacaatgttaCACCAGTGAACCCTTTAATGCCATAACACCAGTAAGTTTCTGATTTTATTGCATCAAAATCAAGTAAATGTGTATAATGTTTTACATCTCATGGCTATACTtatacagtgtgtattttaacattatggactggccccattcacttccattgtaatttgcCTCACTGGGACTGCATCTTTTACATTATCTTAAATAAACGAagaatgagtcaaaattattttttgagcCTGAAAAATTCCTTTAAGCAgctttatgatttgtttttaattttgaggACATCTCTCAGATTTAGCTAACTTCTGGGGACATTTTCAGAAGTTTTGACCTTGCAAAGGCAGACATGGAATTTAACCTGAACTCTGCTCAAACTTAGTACCCAAGTGATGTGCAATCTTAGCAGAAAACCATATAGTGTTTCTCTGAAATCTAGAGCAGCACACAACAATTCTCCCCAACACAATACACAGAAAGAGATGCACACAACTGCATTTTAAGTGGTCACCCTATCCCTTGCTCTCTAATGCTGCTCAATCATCAGCTCCTGACCGCAGCTTCTGGACTCAGTGTAGGGGTCAGCGGGAGAGAAAGTGTCTCTTCCAATGATCAGAGGTACAGCCTCATCTGTCAACAGTACAAAAACCACTTCCTGTTAAACAGAGACACCCCTCAGTGCGCAAAGGCTCCAGGATATCAGACACTTGAAAAGAGTACAAAAGCAGAGAGATGATTATGAGAATTATAGGGTGTATGAGAAATGATATAGTACAAAGAAATAAAAAGGAGATGGAGAGAGATAgacaaagagtgagagagaaacacataaagagacagaataaTATTTCTTCTCTATTCTTTCACTATTTAAGAAGTTTCAATTTATTGTCATGATTTTTCTGGATTAATTATTTGCCATTACATTCACATAAAGAGTGAcagaaaagagaaataaaaaataaactaaaaacgAGGTGTCagtaatgttaattacaaaatattatgaaagaaaattaaataaaagtttaaaattatatatatatattttaaacttttatttcatttactattttatttgatatatatacatatatatatatatatatatatatatatatatatatatatatatatatatatatatatatatatatatatatatatatacatatatatatatatatatatatatatatatatatatatatatatatatatatatatatatatatatatatatatatatatataaactttcaGCAAGAAATACTCTATGGATATAGAAAGATGTCTTTCATCAAGGTTGTCCCCCACAACTCTTAtttcacacatataaacacagatGCACACTCGTCTCTTGGTTGTCCTGCTTTGATTCTTAAGGGGCTTTCCCTCCTCTCAGACACTACCTgtcagcactgtgtgtgtgtgtgtgtgtgtgtgtgtgtgtttctgtaaaaTATAGAGCGAAATAGGGAAATAAGTTGAAAAAGTGCATAGATCCCATTTGGGCTTGGTACAAGAGCGTAGATTTGAAGCgtagcatttacatgtttccattgatcatggtgtacttgcttgttttgattattgaggtGGTTACCGCCCCACGCCCCTGGCTTTGTataatttgtgtatgtgtgtgtgttcctgagTGTGAAATGGAGGGACACGCATGGAGGCCTCAGGGCCATGATGGAGGTTTTTAGATGTGTAACAACTTCTGACCACCCGACTGACTTCCTTATCTGTCAGAGGGGTGTGACGCTGAGCGGGTATCAGGTTCTGTTCTGGGTGTCGCCCCATGACCCCATACGTTGACCCCAGAGGCCTACACTTCCTCCTTGCCGCCATGGTGACACGGCAAAAACACAATACCACGATTCATCACTTCATTTTAGAAAATTGAacttttttattatgattatcaAGATGTCTCAACAACACAATATCTCAAGATCTATCAAGGAAAACAAACCCAAACCAGAGAGCTGCATAATAATAATCAATGTTATAGCAATCCAGGTAACAAGAGATTCTCAATATAACAGAATTATGcacctgaataaattatttgcatccaagcaataaataaattaaaaaaaactgtttatgtACTATGACATTTTTGACATTGGGATGCCCATTTGTGGTTTCAGTTGCATACAGAAATTGCATAGAAATTAAAGGACCGTTAACAACAACCATAAACATGCACGGAAAGAttctaaaacaaaacaatgtatcTCACttacaaacatatttatttggacatgtaTAATGGTAGTGTCATGTTGTTCTTGGAAGTACCACCACAGCATGTTTTTGCTATTGTTATTTATGCTTGGATGCTGAATAATTTATTCAGGTATCCAAATATTGTTCAGATAatcaaaaaataagtaaataaaaaatacattgccAAAGGTCTCCATGTGAAtaattatttgcaaaaaaaagaaaaaaaaaagaaaaagattttacacttttaaatacatttttgaaatacattttatacacactatatatatatatatatatatatatatatatatatatatatatatatatatatatatatatatatatttgaatatattctaTACTTATTTATCCATTCAGACTTGGTGTTAACAGGCCTTCACTCACAACAACACATTTAAAAGGAGTTTATAGTCATTTTTGAATCAAGAAGACACTTCTCTTTCCTGTGGACACCATGACAGCGGTAGTGTGCTCCAGGATCTGCCTCTCTTCTCACACTCGACAATAGCAATTTAAAGAGGCACCCTGTTTACATTCTTAGACACTAacaatctatgtgtgtgtgtgtgtgtgtgtgtgagggagagagagagagagagagagagagagagacccattAGCCGTGTGGAGCTCACCTCAGGCAGTGATTAAGAGGTCAAATGCACTCAGTACAAAAAGGATACAGAGACAGAAGGATAGAAGAGAGGAAAGAGGAGGACAAAGACTTTAAAAGgaccttaaatgtttttttttttttaaagctcgcTTTCAAACGGTGTTCCAGTCATAAAGCCTGAATCCATTAAAGCTATCAAACTGTCTCTctatccctctttctctctcccacttACCTGATCTTGCTGTGTCTTTAGGCCTAGGGGTTAAAAAGGATTTAGATCCTCAGAATAAacaacaacattgttttttttatgtatgtgtgtgttagtgcagtGATTCATGATTGATTTAGCTTCAGGGCCCATATTTTATTTTGGATGTCAATTAGTGacacaaatgtatttaatatagtcatgtgttctatttattttgttaatgatttttaaaaatgaggGAATAtcatgcaacctgtccatgttggcatctgcatAATCTGACTTGCTTCTACTAAGTGACAGATAAATTGTGCCAAAATACCAtttgattggatgcacagccTTTGAAGGCAACAATTACAAGTAAAAAAACGTATCACTATTATGCACAATTATGtggtttgttgcattttattattatgcatttagcattgttttttccctgctTTCCACCACCTTGTCAGAACAAACCTGTGACCCACTTTTTTAgttgcaacccaccagttgagaaccactgtgttaGTGTGTATGTAACTCTCAGAAAGAAAAGCCTTGATTTATGCTTTTAAGCAGATCATATATTATAGCTTTACTTGTAGATGgaaaatatacacatttatcaTGTATAAGAGGAAATATATTGCCGGAATGTCTAGTGTTCCAGATGTCTGAGCATTCACCCATAGCTACATAGGAGGTAGCCAATAATATATCACCTGAGCCTCTGCTCAGACATACACTGTCTGGAATGTGTTTCTAAAGGGTGTGAATTTGATGTCTGTCCAACCCCCTACACTTCTCCCAGACTTATTTACCTCcacagccctctctctctctttcggtTTTTAcacagatacatttatttattgaaaggtAAATCTAAACATAAGTACATGGCGAAATAAGCTGGCAATGAAATCAGGAAATGGTAAAGATTTAAAACACAGAAACATCAAATAAATAATTCCAGTACAGTTTTCTTGCTATATGGGCCCAGAAATACtggataaaaacacaaaaaatgtatacattatacaGTGTGTTGCCATGCCATTGGCTAAGgtattctggctggttgctatgTCATTGCTAACCAGTCTATGACATTCTATTCCCCAGGCCTATATGTGGCTTGGTTCTTTccatcaatgtaagtcaatggcaTTCATATACCTGTTTTATAGTGTGCTATGTGAAAAAAATCCAAACACTTATAAAGATAACAGTACACCTTTCCTCAACAAACTTCACAGTTTGAGATTCTATTCATATCTGAAGCACAAATGTAAGATGGGTTTCATTCTCAGGGTAGAGTTGCCTAAGCAAACaccacttatttaaaaaaaaacacagacatgaCTGATTATCTATTATTCATGCAgtaatttacttttattgtaaccAATTCTGTTATTTGTTGCACTGCTTGTTACCAATTTGGGTTATGGTCTTTCCCAGCAGAGAGAGGGTAGGAGGGACATTGGAGAGGCAGGTAAAGGACATTATTTTGACACAGACAGATTTTAATGGTCTTCCTCCAACGAGAGGAAGTTGCCTGGATGGACAAAATGCCAATCACTCAACATCCCGCCTCCCCACTGAAAGCAGTTTCCTGTGGTGAATGACAGGGCTTGACTGCAATAAAGAACTCAATTCgcgtatgatgctgccaccagtCTAACCCTCCTCATCTGAAAGACAACTTGAGAATGCAAGACTATAATATGATGTGGGTTATGAAGTAAAGTCTAAATGGCCCTTGTCTTTTTGACTCAAGTATGAATTGTGTGGTGACACTTGGAGATACTTGGACTTTCAGTAGAAACTGAGCATCTATTCTATATGTAATGACTTTTGTTTTTTGCTGATATTGAGCCTAAAATACATTGAATTGAACACACCCGAGATTTTGACATGACATCAGACTATAACAGTTTGCAATATATCTGTAAATCATTGCAAAGCAAGTTCAGTCAAAGTAAACTTTAATATTTATGGAATGACTGGGTACAAACACAAGATGTTTCATCATCTTAACATAATTTTATTAATGCCATGGTGAAAACCTAGAGTCTTTTTTTAAGTGGCCAAGGTTAAAgcactggaaaataataataaaaataatactaattaatagatttaaaaaagaaacttGTCAACTTTAATATTTAAATCTAATGTACACtattctaaaattattattatttaatttttttctatatgtaattttgatttaattttgttttcgATTAGAATTAGT
The Xyrauchen texanus isolate HMW12.3.18 chromosome 22, RBS_HiC_50CHRs, whole genome shotgun sequence DNA segment above includes these coding regions:
- the LOC127662221 gene encoding cytochrome P450 26B1-like, which encodes MFWHDFCLVPTLLAAVGAVLPALLLLVISRLLWEFRWSITRDRACKLPLPQGSMGWPLVGETFHWLFQGSGFHISRREKHGNVFKTHLLGKPVIRVTGAENIRKILLGEHTLVCTQWPQSTRIILGPNTLVNSVGDLHKKKRKILAKVFSRGALETYLTRLQDVVKSEIAKWCTETGSVDVYAAAKSLTFRIAVRVLLGLRLEEQRIIYLSKIFEQLMNNLFSLPIDTPISGLRKGIRAREILHSAMEKIIEEKLTKQQANDYCDAFDYMLSSAKENDYELTMQELKETAVELIFAAHSTTASASTSLILQLLRHPDVSERARAELESEGLIGDAHSCQSRCHGNVIREASDASEKRSAVNKTTCFEAGEMEEGRRSRTHVPYLSLEKLSQLSYLDCVVKEVLRFLPPVSGGYRTVLKTFELNGYQIPKGWSVMYSIRDTHETAEAYQNPELFNPDRFCADQDESKTDRFSYVPFGGGVRRCIGRELALIVLKTLAVELLATADWTLATESYPRMQTVPIVHPVNGLHVFFNYRNHGIERNRRESTHI